The genome window cagGGCACCAAAGTGCATAACAGGGCATAGATTAGGGGCACTGTAGTGCAAGTAGGAGCTTCGTAATGCTAACAGAATAAGCGCGCATCTACCCTATTGGATTGTCAATCGTATCATAATCGTTTACTAAGTTCAAACGGACACTTATATAGTATTCAAGACATTCATATAAACAAAACATTTCTGAAAActcaaatcatatataaaaatcatatcaGATTCATATGTTACTCTACACAGGATATAATGATCACATTCATTAATTACTCAACATAGAATAAATTTATCACATAAGTAACACTTTTCGGTTTAATCCTAAACTTACTTGGTACCTTTTTCATGAAATTCAAGTCATGTttgacaatatataaatatacacatatttatattacaAGCAAACAGATTTCAGACGTACATACACAATATGAACTTAGCTATGACAAGTAGGGAACGAGATTAAACGCAGGGACTATTCTACAGTTTTCCCTTTTTCCTGAGTATCAAcaacttgatctatataataattaaaactcaaatacatgcatatgaccttttaatttcactttacacaatttccctaaacttttatattttattcattttagtccctaaaactgaaACAAGTATATCTTTCACAATTGAACTTTGTTTTTCATTCCGATTTCAATTATGTCCTTCTATAGCCCCCTAAAAACTAAATTCACAGAAATTTCATgtcaatttctttaatttttcattttagtccctaaatacaaaattaacaaaatttacttaacaaaaCAATCCTAAAATGTTTCCAAGTTTCAAAATCTTCCATTAATCATCcaaaagctttaaaaataacaatggaaattttaaaaatctttaacgGTTTTAAAACGGAAATACAATATAGCTTAATCAAGTTCCAAtaatatcaaaacataaaaattacgaaatacaaatgaaaatgaCTTACCATATAAATATTCAAAGCTTTGCTAAATACTCCAAAGTCTAAAAATGGTGGTTTCGGTGATGGTaagaaaaagagatgaaaaatagcctctttttccttttgttatgttttaatccactttaactatttttctaacttaattataacttaaaaattaccatataaattattaattattatgctTTAGCCGTCGACTAGAGTTTGCAATGGCGTAATTGCCATTTTGACCTTTAAACAAATACTAGATAAACATTTTagttaacaaaaatcaatagcGATAAAGTTTTAcggtttttacaatttaaccctgTACCTTATTTAACcattcaaatcatcaaaatttctgGACCAAACCTTAATTCACCTATACAGTAGCTCCATAAATATTCgatagaaatatttatgagctcGGTTTACAGGAatgaggtcctgatacctcattttccaaaaccactgacTTTCGGTACAAACCACTTATACCATAACTAAACGCCCTACAAGTAAATTTTACTAGATCAAGATTCACTATGTCATTAGGTTTGACTCCAAATATTAATcgataatatttacggactcactcATCGAAATTGTGATCTTGAAACTATTATTTCTGACACCACAGAAAAACGGAATATTATATAGAGTActttgtattataaattaaaagaaaaaagggtcaaatttcaaaaaattgaaacttacCAAAGAATCCAAACAATGCAATAGAACATTTTGCTCTTCGCTCTTgcccctttcttttctttttcataattatcaTGAAAATCCCACAACAATTAGTCTGATAATGGAATATGAATCttgcttgaaatgtatgttttactAGGGCTTTTAGAGAtttgaaaaaaacataaaacaaaataaaatttgcaaaGCAATTTCTTGATAAAACAACGTGAAGTTGATGTGATTGAAGGTGTTCATCAACGGtggaaaacaaaaagaatttagtttaaaatatttatgatttttttgcaAGAAAtgttagtttaaattttttttttaattttaagaatttttagatttatacatatttaattaattttatatttttaacaattttattatttttaattatttttataaatttcctaATAATTTTAGtctaagatttttttatttttacaattattgttaataaattttaaaaatatatcaaaataattttttaactataaCTTAGGACTAAATTAACTATGAACTATTTGAATTAATGtgcaactttattttttaacgAAAGTTTACTACTAAGTGGCAAAAATGTAATAGTTTGATAACTTTAGTGactattatatatttcaagaataattgaaatgtaattttaaacaaagtttaaaaacaattcatgtaatttacccaaaaaattatcatatttgaattatcaaaagaaattattatgttaattacTTATCTTTTGAATCatatttatttgctttaaataatgaaataaaactatattttagTTACAATTTCAAAagagtttaatattattaaaaattatgaatatattactttacacaaattacaaaattaataatacattATTTAACCACTGCATAAAAAATAAACGTGTAAATAATATGCAATGCATTagaaactaatttattttaaatctgaCAATATTAAACACCATGGAATTACACCATATATAAATTTTCTGAAAATGCATTTTCCACAAATAAAGGCCCGAGTGTAGAAAATCGAGGGCTTGCACAAAGACGCATCCTTCCATTGGTATAGCGCTAATTCAGACTTCAGAACCCTTGTGTCATGTATATGCGCGTTCCGCTGCTGTATATAAGTGCAATGTATGGAAATTGGATCTCAACAACCAATTTTGGGTAAACAGTAGAGTTCAAACTTGTTCATCCCATTTAGCCCATCAATGCAGTCGAGCCCGACCCGGATTAAGAAGCGAGTCTGACATCCTCCAACCCTGCCAGACATGTCAAAAGGAGCATAAAGACATGCAGAAAGGCAAATTATAAACATGCAATGAGGAagagaaatctatacatatgATCATCAGCAAGGATCAACAACAATACAGGGTCGCAAACAAAATCATACTTTTAGAGGAGTCAGACAAGCATCAGGCTCAGACCATTTAGGATTTAGCTCCTTTACAGCCTGGGTTATACTGGTGTTCAAactaatttttagattttgtgGAAGATATAGGATTTCGGCTTTTTGGATTGGGTTCATTTTACCACCTCCACATAATCTCACATAAAATTGTCCACTACTAGCATTCGCAGGTCCAAGTAATTTACAGCCGACAATAAGCCCAGAAGTAATAACCCCATTAAATTCTTCCTGAAATATACACTACTGCTGCTTCATCTCTGAAGCATGATTAACCAATCAAAAAGTTGCAGCGAACAACTCTACTAAATAAGTTCTATACTTAATAGGTATTTTCATATTCGGGGATTATGTAATTGAtagtcaaaatgaaaaatattaggTAAATTGCAAATCACCCCTTTGCACTATAGAGCACAATGCAAACATGCAACAACACTTCTAATTTTAGCAGCAccatacttttaaaattaagcaaatgaacccAATTCATTGGTCACTGAACATGCAGTACATACAAGCAATCCATTCTTTTGCATTAACATGAGCTAATAAACAAAACCGCAGGAACTCCAATTGTTTTGCTGATTGTTTCAAGTGATTAAACTTATCATAATGAACAGTTAGATATATATAGAACCATCTCCCCATTTGTTTTAATCACATGGTATTTTGCCCCTTTATATGCTAGTCACTAgtaatataacatattttatgtagGCCATTCAACCTAAGAGATTAAGATCAATAAAAGAGTccaaatttctaatattttaaaaagtgaaATGGGATATTACACAATAAGGTGTGTTAGCATTATGGATCATTTCTAAGCATATGAGTTCTTGCCCCCACCcaaaaaacacccaaaacattACATAAAAAATGGGAAATCTGAAAAAGAATGGTCAACTGTCTTTATATTTGCACATATGACAAGCTGAAGAGAAAGCTGGTAACACAAAAGGAGAAATTACATAGCATAGAGGATGAAAATAGAATGGCATATTTCTGACAAGAATGGCTGACCTGTTCTGCAGCATTGTTCTTGAAATGTCTATATGATGTTGAAACCATCTTACATGATTCAGCAATATGAAGCTCAAAATCAGTAGCTGCTGGCATGAGATGCTCATGCTGGCTTCTAGATGATAGACTATTATCGGCAGAATGAATGAAATGCAAGAGCACATGTGCCTGTAATACAAGGTGGAATTACTGCTAAACACAAAAAATGAAAGCAAAGCTTGGATAGCCAATATAACTAGTATATAAGGCCAAGAGGATATCTCACATGGAATGCTGCTTTTAGAATGTCATCTGACTTCGCTTGATCCTTGAGCAGTGCATATACTTTTCCCTTTGAAGGATTGTAAGTCACTATATATCTTTCTTTCTGCCATAAAATTCAACAATCCATGTAAGTTTATGCATGTTTTATGTGGGTACATGCTTTATGGGGaagaaatttaatcaatttcgTTTCCAAGGAAGCATACCTCAAAGAGAGGTTCTATCGCAAGAAAGGCACCAGGATCTTGGAAAGCATCCCTAAATCTTGAGCCTGCAAACAATTGGGAGAGCTTTCAGATTGAACTCAAACAACATAGCACCTAGAGCCTTTTTTCTCTGGCCAAGGGAAAAACTGTCAGTTTAATACACACCAAGAATAACAGGTCTGTCCTTCAACCATGgaaaactaaatattttttccTGCATATTTCCCTCCTGCAATGAGGGAACTTGTCCTGCATCATGAAGAAACACAATGAAGTCATTCTATGTCTGAAGAATTCTTCAAATAGTTTTGATTCATTGAGAATGTCATTGACAATAACAGAAATAATAAAGGGTCTAAATGCAGTGAAGTTCTGTTACAGTTTGACTAACCAGTCTTTAAGAAGGACTCTACAGCCACACTGAATCTTGCTCTATTTAATGTATGCAGCACAACAGATCTAACCTGGAAAGGAAATTATTATAAGCTATTATTAGCAGAACATGTTCCGAATACGAAATTAGGCAGAcagtttaacaaaaaataacagAAGTGCTAGTGTAACCTCTCTGTAAGAACTGAAAACATATCCACATGACAGGAGAGAAAATGTGGTAACCAAGGATGGGTTTTTTTTTGAGATCAGAATGCTCAGTCCAGTTCCTAACTGCAAACAACATTAAGCAGTTTGGTTGATAAACCTCAAAtttctaaacaaaataaaatacggACAGACAGACAAAACATAACATGCATGACAATTtatattatgaataattaacaaatatattGAATACAAGAAGATAGGATTGATGTGAGACTTGTATTAACTGCAAAAGCACAAAATCCATACATATAACTTCCGTATGACAAAAGATTTCCACCATGCATAAGATACAAGTAAAAAGATCAAAGGTGACTTGTTAACAGTtcattagtaattttttaacaatGGTAACCCTTCTACAGTAGACCACTGGCCTGAACCTGACATCCATGGTGCCTTCTAATGCAAAGAATCCACTGTTGTAATTGGAGAACCTAACTACACATGTCATTAATAACCAAAAATAGCAACTTAACTATTTTAAGAATGCTAAGATTAGAAACAAagataagattaaaaaaaaaattagaaagaagATATTAGAAAAGAGAGGTTGGAGAAGGAAGTCTCCTACAAAGTAATATTGCAAGAAGCAAGAGGAAGGAAGTTCTTGTTCCTATCTTGGGAGGTATGACTTCTTTATTACAGAGGAAGTTAGAAAAAAGATGTCAATATTTCTTAGATTGGCCTTTTTTCCCAAAGGAATATTGTCCTAGGGTTTTCATAAAGGTGTGTGTCCAGACAAAGACATGACTATCATATATGTGGACAATATTCTAAACCAAAACTTGTATGCTTTCCGTGAAAGTTGTGcagagattttaaaataagatagGTATTGTGTGCCAGTATGAGTTTCTTTAGTGGGTCAACTCATAGCTGATATTGAAAAGATCCATTTTGTTAAGTGTTGCTAGGGGCCACTAGGTTGAGTATTTTCTTTCACAATAATCTTTTGTCCAGATGGAGCCGATCAATATATCTCATAAGGTACTTTTTGATTGTTTGGCTGTCATCCTAAAAGGACACTTTTCAATAAATGGGGTTTGTTTTAGCTTATAAAGCAGTTCTTGGAGTGCATTGCATTGGTCAAGGtagttatataatatatcatataCAGAACGTAGCTTATGCATTGTGGAAAGAAAGTGATGAAGTTACTAACAGAGGTATAGGGCCAGCAGAACAAGTAGACCACATGAGCATCGCAGTCTAGTCAAGCATGGGCCTAGTGATTGGAACAATGGCAAAGCCTTGGTAATTTTCTCTAGGAGGTGATTGGTTCGAATCAAGTAGTGAACTTTTCAAGATATCATGATTTGAGTATAATAGAGGAGGCTTTCTTATGGACAACCAccttgaaatggtaagcttgGAATTCAATGGCTATTATATGAGTAGGGCAGAGATACTATAAAAATCCATATGGTTATTTGGTTATGGATAGTTTTGgctactaatatatatattgaagttACAACTAACTACATCAGCAATTCTAATCAGAATCAATCATTACAAGCACTgaactaaataattttaactcaataactaactcaactctaactaactaactaacccacacataatttttcaaatggTGGAACTTCAACCTGAGCACTCAAGGTCCCAAGGCCTCAAGCTTGCCAAGACTACCAACACCTTATTGGCTTTAgctattacaattttatttattctagaAGATAAATAAGCTCACTTTATAGGAAACGGCACTTCCTATGTTAAGAAAATTGACCTGAAACAATTACTAACACCGCTATATCTAGTATCTCCTCTACAAGAACAACTTTTGTTTAGAATAGTTGTTTAAGACAACCTTTGTTTGAGAATAGCTACAATTCAGAATAGTTGCCATTCAAGAACAACTCTTGTTAGAAACGTATATTGTTCAAGAACAACAATGTTGAGAACAAATACCATTCAGAATAGCTCTTATTCAAGACATATGTTGTTCAAGAATAGATGTTGTTCAGAATAACCTCTACCAAGAATAGCTATGTTCAGACCAATGGTTGTTCAATATACCTTTAGTTGACAAGCTTCTGCCGAAAACAACACCATCACAAAACATTTTTATAGAACAACTCATTCGTAGAACAAGCCATAGAAGATGTTTCAAACCATATTACTtcatcaaaacaaaagaaatgaagaTAATCCCATAATATGGTAGGATTCTTGGGTTAGCTTCACTCTTGAGATATTCTAGAGAGCTTAGCTTGATGGATCATATATAGAGGTAGTTATAAGGTTTTCTCTTAACCTTTCCATATAATATTGAGTGTTCCCCGTTTCTTTCAAAAATCATCACTATCAAAAActtaaactcttttaaataaaCCATTATCAATAACCAAAAATCCCCCTCATTACTCCTATATGCCTAATTTTGCAACTCTCATTCTCTACTCACAACTCATTTGGGGACTTTTGGAACTTTTGACATTGGGGGCAAAACTTTCTCTCAAACTCTCTCTATAATCCTTTATCTTAATTCTTTTCTTAGAATTAGTTTCCACCTTACTACCCCTTGCTTCGCCACTCTAACCACCAAATGCCACTACGCTCAATACGTCCAAGGCACATCCTGTTTCACTTGTTTGCAACATTTACTCTCCTTGCCAAAGAAACCTCTACATTGGTCATCATAGAAGGAATGGGATTTGAGAAAGATTGATGAAAAGATGTTTGGAACTTAGACCATTGACCAAAATGTTCCATCTCTGCAATTGCTTCACGAAGCGATTTGACAATACAAGTGTTTAACCACTTTTATCAATACAAATCACTTCAAAAGTTGCTTTGCAAACTAAACAAACCCCCATTTCCTAAAAGTGGTCCCTCTTTATGAAGGCCAAACATGGGAGTAGTGAAATATATTGATTACAAACATCAagacaaaatattattatgaaagCAAATGCTCAAGTTATTACCCCAAAAGAGCACAACCTAGGCGAATCTACCTTTTGAGTAGACCCATTACCAAGaaacccttattagcaaattaAACTTGACACATGTAGATCACTACACAACAAGACCTTTGTGAAACAATTTTATAACTATCGTGTAGTTGACCATTTTTATCAATACATATCACTTCAAAGTTGCTTTGCAAACGAACAATCCCCATTTCTTGAACAATGGTCCTCTTAATGATGGCCAAACATGGGAATAGTACTCCCTAGAATATATTGATCACCAACATCAAACCAAAATACTATTATGAAAGCAAATACTCAAATTATTAACCCCAAAGGGCACAACCTACGCGAATCTTTTAATATCAAACACTTTTTAAGTAGACCCACTACCAAGAAACCCTTACTAGAAACTTTAACTTGGCACATATGTGGAAGATCATGGCACAAAATCTAAAGAAAAGGACCTACTCCAATGGATTGGACTCAAGAATTAACTTCTAATCATTGTGATGTTTTTGTCAAAATATAACGTCAAACAAAAATGGAGGAAGGAAACCTTCAAGAAAAGGGCAATCTACGTCAAGATGCTTTGCGTTATTATTTGTAGTTCCTCTATATACAGAAGCCCTACCTCCTAGGCAAGAAGAAACTTCCACTCACCAAGCTTTGTAAATTAACTTCGAGAAATCATTCTATTACCTCTCTTTTGTAATATAATCTTGTAGTATTCCCTTATGCCTTTCTAAATTTCTTCTATATTTTTTCTCTATCACTAACCTTAATTGTTTTCAATGATTAAGTTGCTATTCTAGTAATTAATGATGTGAAAAAAAGGTATTGAGTGGTGTTTATCTCAGCTCTTGTACTCTTATACTCAAGTTGAGTCTCTACCTATTTTCAATGTATTTTATGTTGGATTAAAACAAAGAACTAAGTAGTATTTTGAGTCAATTAGATTATGctagaaatgataattaatatatttactaTCATGCATCCAAACAATTCTATTTTTAACCCCTTTTTGCCTTTTATTATGGGCAAGACCAGATGGTTCTTGTGGCCATTGTTGTAAACAACATCTTAAGTTATCAAACCATCATGCAGAAGCAGCAAACAGCAAATTAATACATAtaggttgcttgttctcaacaAAAGATGTTGACAAGAAAACCCTGACCATTGTGGTCATTATAATGCCATTGCTGCAAAGGGAACTCtcaatatgtttttaaaatttaaagagtgTAACACCAAATTCTCATTCCAATCAGACAACATACCTACTTCCATAGTACAGCATCTAAAGCAACCTTCCCTTTAAATCCAGCCAGTCTATTTCTTCCATGCTGTGTTATAAAGATTGTTTGGGGGGATTGTGGGGCAGGGGGGGGGGGAGGTTCATGGATATGCGTTTGGCACAAGAACATACAATTTTTTCACAAGTTTCTCCTTATATCTGGAGGGTCAGATCTCAAAACTAATGTCCATTGGACATGTGTCAAGCCTGGGTGCTACAGCTAAAATAGAGTTGAAACAACACAGCTTCAATGCAATTTGTCCTCTTTTATGTCCTAATTATTCCAATGTTTACAAGTTTGTTAATGCATCTACAACACTCATCTCTGATACACTTTGCtatatcatgttttcaattgGCACATCTTTCTCTTGCTAATGGATAAATCAATTCTTACTCTTTATTCCTATTTCCACTCATATCACTGGTAATTTAGAAATTTGTCTGCAAATAACACTACTTCAGACTATCAAGATATTTTTAAGGCATACCAGATCTGCAATATTTCCAACACATTCTCCTTTTGCAGTGACATCTCCAATGTTTTCTCCCTTAGCAAAGGCTTTGTAAATTGGTGTGCGAGTCGATGTTGATGTTACAGCAGCAACATTCTATAAGTAAGTTGCAAAGAATAAGACTGCAATACTTAAAAGACCACAAAGACACAAGTTGTAcaggtaaaaaaaaatcaccttcAACACATTTGCCGCACAAGCCAAAGGAAGAAAGAGATGAGGCACAGATGCAGTTGCCAACTCTACCCCAGCACCCAGCTCCATAAGTAGGTCACCAGCAAACCGCAGCTAAACACATTGGATGTAACAATATCTTGTGAAGATAAACCAACAGTTCTACAACCTCCatcacaaaatatatataataattaaaattaaaaagaaaaaaaaaacctgttttagatcataatcaaatttatttccTTGTCGGGAAAAAAGCATTTTACCAACCCTACCGGCACCATCCTGCAAGCATAGTTAAATTTTAGCTTGCTACACAGCCAGTTTCAACaaacttcctttttttttctataacaCAACATTCGATATGAAAAGACAAACCAAATAGGCGATATAAAAGGATAAAGACTAATAAGTTATAAACCAAAAGTTGGTGAAACGATAGCAGCTTAACTATTTAATGAATTCTATGAAATTACTTCTTGAATGCTTTACAGATGCCAATAAGGAGTAAAATTGAGCAATAAGACATTTCCTTTTAGATGGATATAAGtagatgttttaatttttgaaacagTAATTAGAAACTCAATCAAGAAAAATACTAAACTGTAATTATGACAAAAAGTCATATAAATCTTACACTcacattttcttaatcaagAAAAATACTAAACTGTAATTTTGGCAAAAAGCCATACAAATCTTA of Gossypium raimondii isolate GPD5lz chromosome 3, ASM2569854v1, whole genome shotgun sequence contains these proteins:
- the LOC105793914 gene encoding protein root UVB sensitive 6, with translation MKQSPNSTSTSAAQTLTSQESRLLVRETLRISASLASNAGLSSSTGIHEGAAIPLMDENRRMGLVGDEFRDSSLKLICCEEIDGRRWKYVAEKDSFGNFKNNSIRTVSLHTPQAPLDEMMSFVRSYVVPEGFPESVTPSYVPYMTWRALKHFFGGAMGVFTTQTLLNSVGISRNSATPGAVAINWILKDGAGRVGKMLFSRQGNKFDYDLKQLRFAGDLLMELGAGVELATASVPHLFLPLACAANVLKNVAAVTSTSTRTPIYKAFAKGENIGDVTAKGECVGNIADLLGTGLSILISKKNPSLVTTFSLLSCGYVFSSYREVRSVVLHTLNRARFSVAVESFLKTGQVPSLQEGNMQEKIFSFPWLKDRPVILGSRFRDAFQDPGAFLAIEPLFEKERYIVTYNPSKGKVYALLKDQAKSDDILKAAFHAHVLLHFIHSADNSLSSRSQHEHLMPAATDFELHIAESCKMVSTSYRHFKNNAAEQGWRMSDSLLNPGRARLH